A window from Candidatus Poribacteria bacterium encodes these proteins:
- a CDS encoding DUF2283 domain-containing protein has translation MHIILEIDEEAKALYFRLREGEIAKTVEYTEEQEIFLDLDKQGRLLAIEILDPSSVDMKSVFKELSERYGIEDLSSLLSKSLVELAA, from the coding sequence ATGCATATCATCCTTGAAATTGATGAAGAGGCAAAAGCTCTATATTTCCGACTGAGAGAAGGGGAAATAGCGAAAACGGTGGAGTATACGGAGGAACAGGAAATATTTCTTGATCTAGACAAACAGGGACGGCTACTGGCGATTGAGATATTGGATCCCTCTTCAGTCGATATGAAATCGGTATTCAAAGAACTATCTGAGCGTTATGGGATTGAGGATTTGAGCTCATTGCTCAGCAAATCTCTGGTCGAACTGGCAGCTTGA
- a CDS encoding DUF4258 domain-containing protein, translated as MYIGKKRVEFTFHARRRMLERHITEEQTVKVIEKPDRERKARSKGCRRAERKLGVRTLGVVYKEEKQVIKIITAWQVR; from the coding sequence TTGTATATCGGAAAAAAGAGAGTAGAATTCACGTTTCACGCTCGAAGACGTATGTTGGAACGCCATATAACAGAAGAGCAAACCGTTAAAGTAATTGAAAAACCTGATAGGGAAAGGAAAGCTCGATCAAAGGGATGTCGCCGAGCAGAGCGAAAACTCGGCGTGAGAACTCTTGGGGTTGTGTATAAGGAGGAGAAACAAGTAATCAAAATTATTACAGCATGGCAGGTGAGATAA
- the pheS gene encoding phenylalanine--tRNA ligase subunit alpha has product MEKELREIETEIIGKLKTAKTLDELEAIRVSYLGRKGKLTNLLKGMSKLPPDQRPIIGRLANQVRSTINEALEETRERLIREERERKLAAEKVDITLPGRRPPLGVEHPITQTLERIKEIFLGMGFQVVEGPEVEDEYHNFEALNTPEHHPARDMQDTFYITDRVLLRTQTSPVQIRVMEKRKPPIRIIAPGRVYRRDADISHSPMFHQVEGLMVDERVTFAELKGVLTSFAHQMFGPETRLRFRPSFFPFTEPSAEVDISCIICGGKGCRTCKGTGWMEILGSGSVDPEVFKAVGYDPERITGFAFGMGVERIAMLRYGINDIRLLFENDMRFLEQFQ; this is encoded by the coding sequence ATGGAAAAGGAACTCAGGGAGATTGAGACGGAGATCATAGGTAAACTCAAAACGGCTAAAACCCTCGATGAACTCGAAGCTATAAGGGTCTCATACCTCGGGCGCAAGGGCAAATTGACCAACCTGCTTAAAGGCATGTCAAAGCTGCCTCCCGATCAGAGGCCGATTATCGGTAGGCTAGCAAATCAGGTCAGATCCACTATAAACGAGGCTCTGGAGGAGACAAGGGAGAGGCTGATACGGGAGGAGAGGGAACGGAAACTCGCTGCCGAAAAGGTGGATATAACCCTCCCCGGAAGGAGACCCCCTCTCGGCGTCGAGCACCCGATCACACAGACGCTGGAGAGGATCAAGGAGATATTCCTCGGAATGGGATTCCAGGTGGTTGAGGGACCCGAAGTGGAGGATGAATACCATAACTTCGAGGCGCTTAACACCCCTGAACATCATCCCGCCCGCGACATGCAGGATACGTTCTACATAACCGACAGAGTCCTCCTCAGAACACAGACATCTCCCGTCCAGATCAGGGTTATGGAGAAGCGCAAACCGCCCATTCGGATCATAGCCCCCGGCAGGGTCTACAGACGGGATGCCGATATCTCACACAGTCCGATGTTCCACCAGGTTGAAGGATTGATGGTGGACGAGCGTGTAACTTTTGCCGAGCTGAAGGGAGTTTTAACCTCATTCGCCCACCAGATGTTCGGCCCTGAGACCAGGCTCAGATTTCGCCCCAGCTTCTTTCCCTTCACCGAACCGTCAGCGGAGGTGGATATCTCCTGCATCATCTGCGGTGGAAAGGGATGTCGCACGTGTAAGGGAACGGGATGGATGGAGATACTCGGCTCCGGCTCAGTCGATCCGGAGGTGTTCAAGGCAGTAGGCTATGACCCTGAGAGAATTACCGGATTCGCCTTCGGGATGGGCGTGGAACGGATCGCCATGCTTCGATACGGCATAAACGATATCAGGTTGCTTTTTGAAAACGACATGAGGTTTCTCGAACAATTCCAGTGA
- the rplT gene encoding 50S ribosomal protein L20, with the protein MPRVKRGVTARKRKRKILKYAKGFRGGRKNLIRTATEAVHKAWQHSYEHRRLRKRDFRRLWIVRINAAVRPYGLSYSRFMHGLKLAGVELDRKMLADVAINDSDAFAKLVETAKSQLAAS; encoded by the coding sequence ATGCCGAGGGTAAAGAGAGGGGTAACCGCTCGAAAGCGAAAGAGGAAAATCCTCAAGTACGCTAAGGGATTCAGAGGTGGCAGAAAGAACCTGATACGTACGGCGACGGAGGCCGTACATAAAGCCTGGCAGCACTCCTACGAGCACAGGAGATTACGCAAGCGGGATTTCAGGCGGCTGTGGATCGTCAGGATCAACGCCGCCGTGAGACCATATGGGCTCTCATACAGTAGATTCATGCACGGCTTGAAGCTTGCCGGGGTGGAGCTCGATAGGAAAATGCTGGCCGATGTCGCCATCAACGACTCCGATGCCTTCGCTAAGCTGGTTGAAACGGCTAAATCACAGCTCGCCGCCTCCTGA
- the rpmI gene encoding 50S ribosomal protein L35 → MPKMKSNRSARKRFKVTSSGKIKRYKAYAGHLFLNKTAKRKRRLRRSDLVDPADEKRIKRLLPYG, encoded by the coding sequence ATGCCGAAGATGAAAAGCAACAGAAGCGCTAGGAAGAGGTTCAAGGTCACCAGCTCCGGAAAGATCAAAAGGTATAAGGCATACGCAGGACACCTCTTCCTCAACAAAACCGCGAAGCGTAAGAGAAGGCTTCGACGAAGCGATCTGGTCGATCCGGCTGACGAAAAGAGGATAAAGAGACTTCTGCCGTATGGATAA
- the infC gene encoding translation initiation factor IF-3 produces MEVRKIEPRVNWQIRVRKIRVIDENGKQLGIMTPKEGMRIAQQKGLDLVEVAPKASPPVCKIMDYGKYMYEQKKRAREAKKHQKTAELKEIRFKYDIADHDYQFKLRHAEKFLRSGKRVKISIIFRGREVVHADLGRKMLEKFAADLSHVGSIEQYPRMDGRMMSILLVPNPEMTEKGDDEDAEDEKQQKR; encoded by the coding sequence CTGGAGGTGCGTAAGATAGAGCCGAGGGTTAACTGGCAGATCCGTGTGAGAAAGATACGGGTCATCGACGAAAACGGCAAACAGCTTGGGATAATGACCCCCAAAGAGGGGATGAGGATAGCCCAGCAGAAAGGGCTGGATCTGGTGGAGGTGGCGCCCAAGGCATCGCCTCCCGTTTGCAAGATAATGGATTACGGCAAGTACATGTACGAGCAGAAGAAGCGAGCGCGTGAGGCCAAAAAACATCAGAAAACCGCCGAGCTCAAGGAGATAAGGTTCAAATACGACATAGCCGACCACGATTACCAGTTCAAACTCCGCCATGCCGAGAAATTCCTTCGGTCGGGCAAAAGGGTCAAGATCTCCATAATCTTCAGAGGCAGAGAGGTGGTACACGCCGATTTAGGGCGGAAGATGCTTGAGAAATTCGCAGCCGACCTCTCCCATGTGGGAAGTATCGAACAGTATCCCAGGATGGACGGAAGGATGATGAGCATCCTGCTCGTGCCCAATCCGGAGATGACGGAAAAGGGGGATGACGAAGATGCCGAAGATGAAAAGCAACAGAAGCGCTAG
- the thrS gene encoding threonine--tRNA ligase: protein MDVDTVKISFPDGSSKEYPKGITPLEIASDIGPGLAKAALAALVNGELVDLTRPITSDAEVRILTFRDEEGRRVYRHSASHVMAQAVKELFPEAKLGIGPAIEDGFYYDFDVPKPFTPDDLERIEERMRQIIKADYPFKRREVTKDEAIRLFEEMGEIYKVELLNEMEDEIVSLYEHDKFVDLCRGPHLPSTGKLKVVKLLSAAGAYWRGDESRKMLQRIYGTAYERKSDLDAHLRRIEEAERRDHRRLGRQLDLFSFHEVAGAGLVYWHPKGAMIRKIIEDFWRDQHIKGGYEFVYTPHIGRSWLWKTSGHLDFFSENMYSPMDVDGQDYYLKPMNCPFHIMIYKTRIRSYRDLPLRWAELGTVYRYERGGVLHGLMRVRGFTQDDAHIFCTPEQIEEEILRVLRFSLEMLRSFGFDQFEVYLSTKPEKAVGEPERWEQAQNSLRNALEAEGLSFEVDEGGGAFYGPKIDIKIKDAIGRSWQCSTIQFDFNLPERFDLSYVGEDGREHRPYMVHRALLGSLERFFGVLIEHYAGAFPIWLAPVQVRVMNITRDQEDYALQITRRLKEAGLRADNDIRGEKLGYKVREAQLEKIPYMLIVGAREKDSGTVAVRTRRGEDLGGMKVEDFIRKIKEEIESKATYP from the coding sequence ATCGATGTGGATACGGTGAAGATCTCCTTTCCGGACGGTTCGTCTAAGGAGTATCCGAAGGGTATAACCCCGCTAGAGATAGCTTCGGATATCGGTCCGGGTCTCGCCAAAGCGGCGCTGGCAGCCCTGGTTAACGGAGAGCTTGTGGATTTAACCCGACCGATCACATCCGACGCCGAGGTCCGTATCTTGACCTTCCGTGATGAGGAGGGGCGACGAGTGTATCGGCACTCGGCCTCACACGTCATGGCGCAGGCGGTCAAAGAGCTCTTCCCCGAGGCGAAACTCGGCATAGGCCCGGCGATAGAGGATGGTTTCTACTATGACTTCGACGTGCCGAAACCCTTTACGCCGGATGACCTGGAAAGGATCGAGGAGAGAATGCGTCAGATCATCAAGGCTGATTATCCCTTCAAACGCAGGGAGGTTACGAAGGATGAGGCGATAAGGCTGTTCGAGGAGATGGGGGAGATCTACAAGGTCGAACTGCTTAATGAGATGGAGGACGAGATCGTCTCGCTTTATGAGCACGATAAATTCGTGGATCTGTGCAGGGGACCGCACCTCCCCAGCACGGGCAAACTGAAGGTGGTCAAGCTCCTTAGCGCCGCGGGGGCATACTGGAGGGGAGACGAAAGTAGGAAGATGCTCCAGCGGATCTACGGAACCGCCTACGAGAGAAAATCCGACCTGGACGCGCACCTCAGAAGGATAGAGGAGGCCGAGAGACGGGATCACCGCAGGCTCGGCAGACAGTTGGATCTGTTCTCCTTCCACGAGGTGGCCGGAGCAGGGCTGGTATACTGGCATCCTAAGGGGGCGATGATAAGAAAGATCATCGAGGATTTCTGGCGTGATCAACACATCAAAGGTGGATACGAGTTCGTCTATACCCCACATATCGGGAGATCATGGCTCTGGAAGACCTCCGGACATCTCGATTTCTTCAGCGAGAATATGTATTCTCCTATGGACGTGGACGGACAGGACTACTACCTCAAACCGATGAATTGCCCGTTTCACATAATGATTTATAAGACTAGGATCAGATCGTATCGCGACCTACCCCTGAGATGGGCTGAGCTTGGAACGGTCTATCGGTACGAAAGAGGCGGTGTGCTGCATGGATTGATGAGGGTGAGGGGGTTCACTCAGGATGACGCCCATATCTTCTGCACTCCCGAACAGATAGAGGAGGAGATACTGCGCGTGCTGCGGTTTTCGCTTGAGATGTTGCGCTCCTTCGGGTTCGATCAGTTCGAGGTTTATCTCTCGACCAAGCCCGAAAAGGCGGTCGGCGAGCCCGAAAGATGGGAGCAGGCGCAGAACTCGCTCCGCAATGCGCTCGAAGCTGAGGGGCTTTCCTTTGAAGTGGATGAGGGAGGAGGAGCATTTTATGGTCCTAAGATAGACATAAAGATCAAGGACGCCATCGGAAGATCATGGCAGTGTTCCACGATACAGTTCGACTTCAACCTGCCGGAACGGTTCGATCTCAGTTATGTGGGGGAGGACGGCAGGGAACATCGGCCGTACATGGTTCACAGGGCGCTCCTGGGTTCCTTGGAACGGTTCTTCGGCGTGTTGATCGAGCACTATGCCGGGGCGTTTCCGATCTGGCTCGCTCCGGTCCAGGTGAGGGTGATGAACATCACAAGAGATCAGGAGGATTACGCTCTTCAGATCACCAGAAGGTTAAAGGAGGCGGGGTTGAGAGCCGATAATGATATCCGGGGAGAGAAGCTCGGTTACAAGGTAAGGGAGGCCCAACTGGAAAAGATCCCTTATATGCTGATCGTCGGCGCCAGGGAGAAGGATAGCGGAACGGTGGCCGTTAGAACCCGAAGGGGTGAGGATCTCGGTGGGATGAAAGTTGAGGATTTCATCCGGAAGATCAAAGAGGAGATCGAGAGCAAAGCCACTTACCCTTGA
- a CDS encoding zinc ABC transporter substrate-binding protein, which translates to MRRWFLMLLSLCTLFYAFGADRLNVVVTIPPLGSLTRELVGDKGEVIVLLPPGASPHVYEPTADKMKLIARADLFVENGAGLEMWAEKMLKGSSNRKLVLVEASKGIKLIGAKAGHEGKRTRGGNPHVWLDPILAKKMAHNIEKGLEQVDPENKAYYRENLRKLQAKLDALDREIRRRIGGIRDKRAVVFHPAWDYFARRYGIQIVGVVEKSPGKSPTPRDIATIIREIKRYKVKVIFIEPQFNPKVAEMIAHEANVKLATLDPLGSSKEDYFKLMRRNLKAIEEVFR; encoded by the coding sequence ATGAGAAGGTGGTTCCTGATGTTATTATCCCTCTGCACCCTATTCTACGCCTTCGGGGCGGATCGGCTCAACGTGGTCGTAACCATCCCCCCGCTTGGAAGTCTGACGCGTGAACTGGTGGGTGATAAAGGTGAGGTGATCGTGCTGCTTCCCCCAGGCGCCAGTCCGCACGTCTACGAGCCGACGGCCGATAAGATGAAGCTCATCGCACGCGCTGATCTCTTCGTCGAAAACGGCGCCGGACTGGAGATGTGGGCTGAGAAGATGTTGAAGGGAAGCTCAAATAGAAAACTCGTTCTCGTCGAGGCCTCAAAGGGGATAAAACTCATCGGCGCTAAGGCCGGACATGAGGGTAAACGGACCAGAGGCGGCAACCCACACGTCTGGCTCGATCCCATCCTGGCCAAAAAGATGGCACATAACATCGAAAAGGGACTGGAGCAGGTCGATCCCGAAAACAAAGCCTACTACAGGGAGAATCTCAGGAAACTGCAGGCCAAGCTGGACGCCCTGGATAGGGAGATCAGAAGGCGGATAGGAGGGATAAGGGATAAGCGGGCGGTGGTGTTCCATCCGGCCTGGGATTACTTCGCCAGGAGATATGGAATTCAGATCGTGGGCGTGGTGGAGAAAAGCCCCGGAAAATCTCCAACGCCCCGAGATATAGCGACGATAATCAGGGAGATCAAGAGATATAAAGTAAAGGTGATCTTCATAGAGCCGCAGTTCAATCCGAAGGTGGCGGAGATGATCGCCCATGAGGCGAACGTCAAATTGGCCACCCTTGATCCACTGGGGAGCTCGAAGGAGGATTACTTCAAGCTGATGAGGCGAAACCTCAAGGCGATCGAGGAGGTGTTCAGATGA
- a CDS encoding ABC transporter ATP-binding protein — MSERVVELKDVWVRFDGISVLEGVNLEVEEGDFMGIVGPNGAGKTTLLRIIVGLIRPDEGYVRVFGREPRKLGELRSLVGYIPQRHEAERFFPITVYEVVALGRIHRRRWARRLSGDDRRKIEEALREMGMLEHAGKLFGELSGGQQQRVLLARALAQEPRLLILDEPTSGIDQPSQENFYSLLSRLHDMGMTIIMVSHDIGAITDHVTKIACLNRKLYMHGCPADVMKSEKLNRLYGMNVFLLTHEGREERK, encoded by the coding sequence ATGAGCGAGAGGGTCGTCGAGTTGAAGGATGTATGGGTCAGGTTCGATGGGATATCCGTGCTGGAAGGGGTTAACCTGGAGGTCGAGGAGGGGGATTTCATGGGTATCGTCGGCCCAAACGGAGCGGGCAAAACGACGCTGCTCAGGATCATCGTCGGTTTGATCAGGCCGGATGAGGGTTACGTGAGGGTCTTCGGCAGGGAACCGCGGAAGCTGGGGGAACTCAGAAGCCTGGTGGGATACATACCGCAGAGGCACGAGGCGGAGCGGTTCTTCCCGATAACCGTCTATGAGGTCGTCGCCCTGGGGAGAATTCATCGGAGACGATGGGCCCGGAGGCTAAGCGGAGATGACAGGAGGAAAATCGAGGAGGCGCTCAGAGAGATGGGGATGCTGGAACATGCTGGCAAACTCTTCGGAGAACTCTCAGGTGGGCAACAGCAAAGGGTGCTTTTGGCCCGCGCGCTCGCCCAGGAGCCCAGGCTGCTCATCCTGGATGAGCCCACCTCTGGCATAGACCAACCCTCACAGGAGAACTTCTACTCGCTGCTGTCAAGACTACATGATATGGGGATGACCATCATCATGGTCTCACACGATATAGGCGCCATCACGGATCACGTGACGAAGATCGCCTGCCTCAACCGCAAGCTTTACATGCACGGATGTCCCGCCGATGTGATGAAGAGCGAGAAGCTGAACCGGCTTTATGGGATGAACGTGTTCCTGCTTACACATGAGGGAAGAGAGGAGAGGAAATGA
- a CDS encoding metal ABC transporter permease, translating to MNLTEMLQYGFMQRALMAGVIVGALTAAIGTYVVLRGMAFLGAGISHAAFGGVALGYYLGLNPSAVAIIFCVLVSWAIAVIGRLTRLKSDVPIGVFFAATMSFGAIIINLIKEYNVDLFGYLFGNILAVSKVDLIITASLGVILMFLILIFYHQFLYITFDSQMARVSGIPVVAMDMLLLSMISVAIVISIKVVGIILVSALLVAPSATVMGWVRNFKALMAFSILAGVLSSLGGIVISYYLNTPSGATIVLLLTLTFLISSILLKIKKG from the coding sequence ATGAACCTGACTGAGATGCTCCAATACGGATTCATGCAGAGAGCGCTCATGGCCGGGGTGATCGTCGGAGCGTTGACGGCTGCCATAGGGACATATGTCGTTTTGAGAGGTATGGCCTTTTTGGGGGCGGGGATAAGCCATGCAGCTTTCGGAGGAGTGGCGTTGGGATATTACCTCGGACTCAACCCCTCAGCGGTGGCGATCATCTTCTGCGTCCTCGTCTCATGGGCGATAGCCGTGATCGGAAGGCTCACAAGGCTGAAGAGCGATGTGCCGATAGGCGTTTTTTTCGCCGCGACGATGTCCTTCGGCGCCATAATCATCAACCTGATAAAGGAGTACAACGTGGACCTGTTCGGATACCTCTTCGGCAATATACTGGCGGTCAGCAAAGTTGATCTGATCATAACCGCCTCGCTCGGAGTGATCCTGATGTTTCTGATACTCATCTTCTACCATCAGTTCCTCTATATCACCTTCGACTCGCAGATGGCAAGGGTTTCCGGGATACCGGTCGTCGCGATGGATATGCTGCTTTTGAGCATGATCTCCGTCGCGATCGTCATATCGATTAAAGTCGTGGGGATAATCCTGGTTTCAGCCCTTCTGGTGGCTCCGTCCGCCACGGTGATGGGGTGGGTGAGAAACTTCAAGGCGTTAATGGCATTTTCGATCCTCGCCGGAGTGCTTTCATCATTGGGTGGGATCGTGATCTCCTATTACCTGAACACGCCCAGCGGTGCGACGATAGTCCTGCTATTAACCCTCACTTTCCTTATATCATCGATACTTTTAAAGATCAAAAAGGGGTAG
- a CDS encoding Gfo/Idh/MocA family oxidoreductase produces the protein MDKVKVAFIGVGGIAHAHLNNLSGFSDVEFVAMCDVDENRAKSAADRFGGKPYTDFKVMFDREKFDALYICTPPFAHGEQEMIACEKGIPFFVEKPIAADLETALKIDEAVRKSGIITAVGYHWRYTNSAEAAKSFLSDKLVLGALGYWMGGLPGTYWWRQRKLSGGQHVEQTTHIIDLARYMIGSDAEYVQMFAASGSMTDIPDYDVDDMSVINVKFRNGAIANITSACCLSQGYKVELDVICRDIVVEITGGAARLIRRGDLQHRVEERIESRINAYQAEDRTFIDAVKSGDPSKIKSPYSDALQTHKLQMAASKSLETGRVEKVE, from the coding sequence ATGGATAAAGTCAAAGTCGCCTTCATAGGTGTCGGCGGCATAGCGCATGCGCATCTCAACAACCTCAGCGGGTTTTCCGACGTTGAGTTCGTTGCCATGTGCGATGTGGATGAGAACAGGGCGAAATCGGCCGCCGATCGGTTCGGCGGAAAGCCGTATACCGATTTCAAGGTGATGTTCGATAGGGAGAAGTTCGACGCCCTCTACATCTGCACCCCTCCCTTCGCCCATGGCGAGCAGGAGATGATCGCCTGCGAGAAGGGCATCCCATTTTTCGTCGAAAAGCCCATAGCCGCCGATCTGGAGACGGCGTTGAAGATAGATGAGGCCGTGCGTAAAAGCGGCATAATCACGGCCGTGGGGTATCACTGGCGCTATACCAACTCCGCCGAGGCGGCCAAATCCTTCCTTTCAGATAAGCTCGTCCTGGGAGCTCTGGGATACTGGATGGGTGGATTGCCGGGGACATACTGGTGGAGACAGAGGAAGCTCTCCGGAGGTCAACATGTGGAGCAGACGACCCATATCATAGATCTGGCCCGCTATATGATCGGAAGCGACGCCGAATACGTCCAGATGTTCGCGGCCAGCGGCAGCATGACCGATATCCCCGACTACGACGTGGATGACATGAGCGTGATCAACGTCAAGTTCAGAAACGGCGCCATAGCGAACATCACCTCCGCCTGTTGCCTCTCCCAGGGATATAAGGTCGAGCTGGATGTGATCTGCAGGGATATAGTGGTGGAGATAACCGGCGGCGCGGCGAGACTTATAAGACGCGGAGACCTCCAGCATAGGGTCGAGGAAAGGATCGAGTCCAGGATCAACGCCTATCAGGCCGAGGATAGAACCTTCATAGATGCCGTTAAATCGGGCGATCCGTCGAAGATAAAATCGCCATACTCGGATGCCTTACAGACGCATAAGCTCCAGATGGCAGCGAGCAAGTCGCTTGAAACCGGCAGGGTGGAGAAGGTGGAATAA